From one Paractinoplanes brasiliensis genomic stretch:
- a CDS encoding NYN domain-containing protein, which yields MAADNDAKLAVLIDADNAQARIIEALLAEIAKYGTAHVKRAYGDWTGPNLKGWKDELLEQSIQPMQQFAYTNRKNSTDSAMIIDAMDLLYTGRFDGFCILSSDSDFTRLASRIRESGLTVYGFGERKTPKSFVAACDKFIYTENLTGPTPSEPVQLSARSNSALVNQLRNAVEAASDDDGWATLSHVGQILTNQSPDFDSRTYGFSKLSDLIGAITLFDLERRDLGPGKKAVFHVRDKRRRMKKDV from the coding sequence GTGGCAGCCGACAACGACGCGAAGCTGGCGGTGCTCATTGATGCCGACAACGCGCAGGCGCGGATCATCGAGGCGTTGCTGGCCGAGATCGCCAAGTACGGCACCGCGCATGTCAAGCGGGCGTACGGGGACTGGACCGGGCCCAACCTGAAGGGCTGGAAGGATGAGCTGCTCGAGCAGTCGATCCAGCCGATGCAGCAGTTCGCGTACACGAACCGGAAGAACTCGACCGACTCGGCGATGATCATTGATGCGATGGATCTGCTCTACACGGGGCGGTTCGACGGGTTCTGCATCCTGTCCAGCGACAGCGACTTCACCCGGCTCGCGTCGCGTATCCGGGAGTCGGGGCTGACCGTCTACGGCTTCGGCGAACGCAAGACACCCAAGTCGTTCGTCGCGGCGTGCGACAAGTTCATCTACACCGAGAACCTGACCGGCCCGACCCCGTCCGAGCCCGTGCAGCTGAGCGCGCGCAGCAACTCGGCCCTGGTCAATCAGCTGCGCAACGCCGTCGAGGCGGCCTCCGACGACGACGGCTGGGCCACGTTGTCGCACGTCGGCCAGATCCTGACCAACCAGAGCCCGGATTTCGACTCGCGCACGTACGGGTTCAGCAAGCTGAGCGATCTGATCGGCGCGATCACCCTCTTCGACCTGGAACGACGTGACCTCGGTCCGGGCAAGAAGGCGGTTTTCCACGTACGGGACAAACGCCGCCGCATGAAGAAGGACGTGTAG
- a CDS encoding permease prefix domain 1-containing protein, with the protein MTYLAELDAALVGPRRAKRDLLQEAADHLEDATEALVAEGWPAGEARARAEADFGPLDEIADAYQTTLAVASSRRTAGILVLALVFQPFLWDKGLRLAELAAPAQTPDTWWFAFLDELMEFGGAAMIAGAFLGLLATGVGNRRRHAGRALARATAMFTLVSSVVLPTLAAGMIVGAGLGARIWVLLAFLLLLPLAVASASAWRTLGATAQRTGDGLRREAQEARHAGVLS; encoded by the coding sequence GTGACCTACCTCGCGGAGCTCGACGCCGCCCTCGTCGGACCGCGGCGGGCCAAACGTGACCTGCTGCAGGAGGCCGCCGACCACCTGGAGGACGCGACCGAGGCGCTTGTCGCCGAAGGCTGGCCGGCCGGAGAGGCCAGGGCGCGCGCCGAGGCCGACTTCGGGCCGCTCGACGAGATCGCCGACGCCTATCAGACGACCCTGGCCGTGGCCTCCTCCCGGCGTACGGCCGGGATCCTGGTGCTGGCGCTGGTGTTCCAGCCGTTCCTGTGGGACAAGGGGCTGCGGCTCGCCGAGCTGGCCGCCCCCGCGCAGACGCCGGACACGTGGTGGTTCGCGTTCCTCGACGAACTGATGGAGTTCGGCGGCGCCGCGATGATCGCCGGGGCGTTCCTCGGCCTGCTCGCCACCGGCGTCGGCAACCGGCGGCGCCACGCCGGCCGCGCCCTCGCCCGCGCCACGGCGATGTTCACCCTGGTCAGCTCGGTGGTCCTGCCGACGCTGGCCGCGGGCATGATCGTCGGTGCGGGGCTCGGCGCGAGGATCTGGGTGCTGCTGGCGTTCCTGCTGTTGCTGCCGCTGGCGGTGGCGTCGGCCAGCGCTTGGCGAACCCTGGGCGCGACCGCACAACGGACCGGGGACGGGCTGCGGCGGGAGGCGCAAGAAGCCCGGCACGCCGGCGTCCTCAGCTGA
- a CDS encoding PadR family transcriptional regulator, with product MKADALRGHLDSLILATVEDQPRHGYAIIEALAARSGGELDLPTGTVYPALRRLEAAGYLRSDWSDDTGRRRRTYTLSRSGHKQLAAARAEWDQFARVVGDVLRPA from the coding sequence ATGAAGGCCGACGCGCTCCGTGGTCACCTGGACTCGCTGATCCTCGCGACCGTCGAAGACCAGCCCCGGCACGGTTACGCGATCATCGAGGCGCTGGCCGCCCGCAGCGGCGGCGAGCTCGACCTGCCCACCGGCACGGTCTACCCGGCCCTGCGGCGGCTCGAAGCGGCCGGTTACCTGCGCAGCGACTGGTCCGACGACACCGGCCGCCGGCGTCGCACATACACCCTGTCCCGCTCCGGCCACAAACAGCTGGCCGCCGCCCGCGCCGAGTGGGACCAGTTCGCCCGCGTGGTCGGCGACGTCCTCAGACCGGCCTAA
- a CDS encoding PucR family transcriptional regulator codes for MTDLAQVLVSDVWRQLPGYDEDRMDLADLAGAITPNIRTLLCCVAEHRRPAGPELITAAALGERRAIQGVPIEAVVTSWHRAEREVFSWLATVDAPLTPDEHRQVTRDLAAAVDLMTSTSTEAYRRARTEVAAHLEQMATDLVSRLTGGELLDPQVIEERAKLIGVAVQGEHRALAVRGSQLLPRAQRLVLDALRPMLHSRTVVGTRDDVAVIVTPEVPGLIAALTRVARSPGLLIGAGLPRPRFGEVAGSCREAMAAAEAGRRAGTTGVVEFAAVAADVLLLENPLDARQVVRSALGPLLGKPPLVETLRVYLHSGLSTRATAAALRLHENTVTYRLRQITDALGVDSPAALVRADILMALRYRELS; via the coding sequence GTGACCGATTTGGCGCAAGTGCTGGTCTCCGATGTTTGGCGGCAGTTACCGGGCTATGACGAGGACCGCATGGACCTGGCCGACCTGGCCGGCGCGATCACGCCCAACATCCGTACGCTGCTGTGCTGCGTGGCCGAGCACCGCCGGCCGGCCGGTCCCGAGCTGATCACCGCGGCCGCCCTGGGCGAACGCCGCGCCATCCAGGGCGTGCCGATCGAGGCCGTGGTGACGTCGTGGCACAGGGCCGAGCGTGAGGTCTTCTCGTGGCTGGCGACCGTGGACGCGCCGCTGACCCCCGACGAGCACCGCCAGGTCACCCGCGATCTCGCCGCCGCCGTCGACCTGATGACCTCGACGTCGACCGAGGCCTACCGCCGGGCCCGTACGGAGGTGGCCGCGCACCTCGAGCAGATGGCGACCGACCTGGTGTCCCGGCTGACCGGCGGCGAGCTGCTCGACCCGCAGGTCATCGAGGAGCGGGCCAAACTGATCGGTGTGGCCGTGCAGGGCGAGCACAGAGCCTTGGCCGTACGGGGGTCCCAGTTGCTGCCGCGGGCCCAGCGCCTGGTCCTCGACGCGCTGCGCCCGATGCTGCACAGCCGCACAGTGGTCGGCACCCGCGACGACGTGGCGGTGATCGTCACGCCCGAGGTGCCCGGCCTGATCGCGGCCCTGACCCGGGTCGCCCGCAGCCCCGGCCTGCTCATCGGCGCGGGCCTGCCCCGTCCCCGCTTCGGCGAGGTGGCCGGCTCCTGCCGTGAGGCGATGGCCGCGGCCGAGGCCGGTCGCCGCGCCGGCACGACGGGGGTGGTCGAGTTCGCGGCCGTCGCCGCCGACGTGCTGCTGCTGGAGAACCCGCTCGACGCCCGGCAGGTGGTGCGCAGCGCCCTCGGCCCCCTGCTGGGCAAGCCACCGCTGGTCGAAACCTTGCGCGTCTACCTGCACAGCGGCCTGTCGACCCGGGCCACCGCGGCCGCCTTACGCCTGCACGAGAACACGGTGACCTATCGCCTGCGCCAGATCACCGACGCGTTGGGCGTCGACTCCCCGGCCGCCCTGGTGCGGGCCGACATCCTGATGGCCCTGCGTTACCGGGAGCTCTCCTGA
- a CDS encoding SDR family oxidoreductase, translating to MEMKIAVLGGTGLIGSQVVKLLGEHGHDAEPLSPSSGVDLLTGEGLDAGLKGAEVVVNLTNSPTFDEKSPAFFQQTMDNMLAAAQRQGVGHAVILSIVGVDQVPALDYYKAKVLQEDVLKAGPIPWSIVRATQFFEFVKSVLSWTTEGDTVRLPATPVQPLASADIARAVAQVSAGEPLLGVRNVGGPEVFTLDELGRIALQATGDPRTVVTDPAAGMFAVVPGDVLTTPADAVIATTTFREWLSAQK from the coding sequence ATGGAGATGAAGATCGCCGTGCTGGGCGGTACCGGGCTGATCGGTTCGCAGGTCGTCAAGCTGCTGGGTGAACATGGCCACGACGCGGAGCCGCTGTCCCCGTCGAGCGGCGTCGACCTGCTCACCGGTGAGGGGCTCGACGCGGGCCTCAAGGGCGCCGAGGTGGTGGTGAACCTGACCAATTCCCCGACCTTCGACGAGAAGTCGCCGGCGTTCTTCCAGCAGACGATGGACAACATGCTCGCCGCCGCGCAGCGTCAGGGGGTCGGGCACGCCGTCATCCTGTCGATCGTCGGCGTCGACCAGGTGCCCGCGCTGGACTACTACAAGGCCAAGGTGCTGCAGGAGGACGTGCTCAAGGCCGGCCCGATCCCGTGGTCGATCGTGCGCGCGACCCAGTTCTTCGAGTTCGTGAAGTCCGTGCTCTCCTGGACCACCGAGGGTGACACCGTACGCCTTCCCGCCACGCCGGTGCAGCCGCTGGCGTCGGCCGACATCGCGCGGGCCGTGGCCCAGGTGAGCGCCGGCGAACCGCTGCTGGGTGTCCGCAACGTCGGCGGTCCCGAGGTGTTCACGCTGGACGAGCTGGGCCGCATCGCGCTGCAGGCCACCGGCGATCCCCGTACGGTGGTGACCGACCCGGCGGCCGGAATGTTCGCCGTCGTCCCCGGTGACGTCCTGACCACCCCGGCCGACGCGGTGATCGCAACCACGACGTTCCGCGAGTGGCTGTCCGCCCAGAAGTAG
- a CDS encoding M24 family metallopeptidase, whose translation MTGDLTRERLARLRKGLAGAPFDAIVLTEPESVLYATGYRSMPGQVFRSHRMAAVVTGDDLWLVCTAADAPAAAAAGIPADRLVPFGRFYVEGPDEELTRMADRHTDLESALRAALGQLPPGMRVVREPETDVAAEARMIKLPAEVALLRRAARLCEDAVGKALGAARPGITERELAAVVAATMAEGGADPRFVVASVGERSALADVVPGDRAWQPGEIARFDVGCVIDGYWSDIGRTAVLGEPDERQRRVYAAVHAGEQAQLDAARPGITAEEMFRLGLEATAARVPRYRRQHCGHGIGLSIYEPPILAPGGTTPLRAGMTFCFETPYYELGWGGMMIEDTVVITEDGYEMLCSGERELLVVPA comes from the coding sequence ATGACGGGTGATCTCACGCGGGAGCGGCTGGCCCGGCTGCGCAAGGGACTGGCCGGCGCGCCGTTCGACGCGATCGTGCTGACCGAGCCCGAGAGCGTCCTGTACGCCACCGGCTACCGCAGCATGCCCGGTCAGGTGTTCCGCTCGCACCGCATGGCCGCTGTCGTCACCGGCGACGACCTGTGGCTCGTCTGCACCGCCGCCGACGCCCCCGCGGCCGCCGCGGCCGGGATCCCGGCCGACCGGCTCGTGCCGTTCGGGCGGTTCTATGTCGAGGGGCCGGACGAGGAACTGACCCGGATGGCTGACCGGCACACCGACCTGGAGAGCGCGCTGCGGGCCGCGCTGGGTCAACTGCCGCCGGGCATGCGGGTGGTGCGCGAGCCGGAGACCGACGTCGCCGCCGAGGCCCGCATGATCAAGCTGCCGGCTGAGGTCGCGTTGCTGCGGCGGGCTGCCCGGCTGTGTGAGGACGCGGTGGGCAAGGCCCTGGGGGCGGCGCGGCCCGGCATCACCGAGCGCGAGCTCGCGGCGGTCGTCGCGGCCACGATGGCCGAGGGCGGGGCCGACCCGCGGTTCGTCGTCGCGAGCGTCGGCGAACGCAGCGCCCTGGCCGACGTCGTGCCCGGCGACCGGGCGTGGCAGCCGGGTGAGATCGCACGGTTCGACGTCGGGTGCGTGATCGACGGTTACTGGTCCGACATCGGGCGTACGGCCGTGCTGGGCGAGCCGGACGAGCGGCAGCGCCGGGTCTACGCCGCCGTGCACGCGGGCGAGCAGGCGCAGCTTGACGCGGCCCGGCCCGGGATCACGGCCGAGGAGATGTTCCGGCTCGGCCTGGAGGCCACCGCGGCGCGGGTGCCCCGGTATCGGCGGCAGCACTGCGGGCACGGCATCGGGCTGTCGATCTACGAGCCGCCGATCCTCGCGCCGGGCGGGACGACGCCGCTGCGGGCCGGGATGACGTTCTGCTTCGAGACGCCCTACTACGAGCTGGGCTGGGGCGGCATGATGATCGAGGACACCGTGGTGATCACCGAGGACGGGTACGAGATGCTGTGCTCCGGCGAGCGGGAGCTGCTGGTGGTGCCGGCGTGA
- a CDS encoding MMPL family transporter — translation MTTTESPPAAPRGERHTRMTRLAGWSQRHHWAAIALWVVALAAIIGGSAAAGSDYRNDFSLPGTESGQLLDAYAKHNPQQRGDSITVVVQSADGVEAQSARIDALLADLRGLAHVAAVQPPDPRTGGVSPDGTVGLATVVLDDAAGYIPAEDKRAILDTALAHDHDGLRVELSGDAIREVQESGGGASEGAGMLAALIILLFLFGSLLAASLPLITAVFAVGTTFGLVALASHVMTIPDYTAPMLILVGLGVGIDYALLVFARYRSELLGGVTREVAGRIALDTAGRSVLFAGATVVIALLGLYTLGLGSLEGVALSVTLTVLMTMLASLTLLPSLLTIFGRRLERSIRKHAARNERRGRVPGRRWRSWAGLVQRRPVPALLIAVAVLAVLCAPALGMRLGLADEGNDAPSSTTRQAYDLIASSFGPGANGPLVVVTLGGDEQKAQTAYGVLRGYAGVAGATAPQPSPDGQLLTSLAFPATAPQDSETADLVEKLRDDLPDGVLVGGPTAATVDFASAVDKRFPLFIGAVVGLSALLLLLVFRSVAIAIKAAILNLLSIGASLGVMVLVFQNGWLWAEPGPIEAFVPVIIFAVVFGLSMDYEVFLVSRMHEEWTRTRDAGHAVREGLATTGSVITAAAAIMIVVFGAFVLSPDRMLQMMGLGMATAVLLDALVIRCLIVPAVMRLLGEKAWWGPRRLQRTPAGPAPGWGP, via the coding sequence TTGACCACCACCGAGTCACCGCCTGCCGCGCCGCGCGGGGAGCGCCACACCCGGATGACCCGGCTCGCGGGCTGGTCACAACGCCACCACTGGGCCGCCATCGCGCTGTGGGTGGTCGCGCTCGCCGCGATCATCGGCGGGTCCGCCGCGGCGGGCAGCGACTACCGCAACGACTTCTCGCTGCCCGGCACCGAGTCCGGGCAACTGCTGGACGCGTACGCGAAACACAACCCGCAGCAGCGGGGCGACAGCATCACCGTGGTCGTGCAGTCCGCCGACGGTGTCGAGGCCCAGTCGGCCCGCATCGACGCGCTGCTCGCCGACCTGCGCGGGCTCGCGCACGTGGCCGCCGTTCAACCACCTGACCCTCGTACGGGGGGAGTCTCGCCCGACGGCACGGTCGGGCTAGCCACCGTGGTGCTCGACGACGCCGCGGGCTACATCCCGGCCGAGGACAAGCGCGCGATTCTCGACACCGCGCTCGCCCACGACCATGACGGTTTACGCGTGGAGTTGTCGGGCGACGCCATCCGCGAGGTCCAGGAGTCGGGCGGCGGCGCGAGCGAGGGCGCTGGAATGCTCGCCGCGCTGATCATCCTGCTGTTCCTGTTCGGCTCGCTGCTGGCCGCCTCGCTGCCCCTGATCACCGCGGTCTTCGCCGTGGGAACCACGTTCGGCCTGGTCGCGCTGGCGTCGCACGTGATGACGATCCCCGACTACACGGCGCCGATGCTGATCCTCGTCGGGCTGGGCGTCGGCATCGACTACGCGCTGCTGGTTTTCGCGCGCTATCGCTCGGAGTTGCTGGGCGGCGTCACCCGCGAGGTGGCCGGGCGGATCGCCCTGGACACCGCCGGCCGTTCGGTGCTGTTCGCCGGGGCCACCGTGGTGATCGCGCTGCTCGGTCTGTACACGCTCGGGCTGGGCTCGCTCGAGGGCGTCGCGCTCAGCGTCACGCTGACCGTGCTCATGACGATGCTGGCCTCGCTCACCCTGCTGCCGTCGCTGCTCACCATCTTCGGCCGGCGGCTGGAACGCAGCATCCGCAAGCACGCCGCCCGCAACGAGCGCCGCGGACGGGTTCCCGGGCGTCGCTGGCGTTCCTGGGCCGGCCTCGTGCAGCGTCGGCCCGTGCCCGCGCTGCTGATCGCGGTGGCCGTCCTCGCCGTCCTGTGCGCGCCGGCGCTCGGCATGCGGCTCGGGCTCGCCGACGAGGGCAACGACGCGCCGTCCAGCACCACCCGGCAGGCGTACGACCTGATCGCGTCGTCGTTCGGGCCCGGCGCCAACGGCCCGCTGGTCGTCGTGACACTCGGCGGTGACGAGCAGAAGGCGCAGACCGCGTACGGGGTCCTGCGCGGTTACGCCGGTGTCGCCGGCGCCACTGCCCCGCAGCCCTCGCCCGACGGGCAGCTCCTGACCAGCCTGGCGTTCCCGGCCACGGCGCCGCAGGACTCCGAGACGGCCGACCTGGTCGAGAAGCTGCGCGACGACCTGCCCGACGGGGTGCTGGTCGGCGGCCCGACCGCGGCCACTGTCGACTTCGCTTCTGCCGTGGACAAGCGGTTCCCGCTGTTCATCGGGGCCGTGGTCGGTTTGTCGGCGCTGCTGCTCCTGCTGGTGTTCCGCTCGGTGGCGATCGCGATCAAGGCGGCGATCCTCAACCTGCTCTCGATCGGCGCCTCGCTCGGCGTGATGGTGCTGGTCTTCCAGAACGGCTGGCTGTGGGCCGAACCGGGTCCGATCGAGGCCTTCGTACCGGTGATCATCTTTGCCGTGGTGTTCGGCCTGTCGATGGACTACGAGGTCTTCCTGGTCTCCCGCATGCACGAGGAGTGGACCCGTACGCGGGACGCCGGCCACGCCGTACGGGAGGGTCTGGCCACCACCGGCAGCGTCATCACGGCGGCGGCCGCCATCATGATCGTGGTGTTCGGCGCGTTCGTGCTGAGCCCCGACCGCATGCTGCAGATGATGGGCCTCGGCATGGCCACCGCCGTCCTGCTCGACGCCCTGGTCATCCGCTGCCTGATCGTCCCGGCGGTGATGCGCCTGCTCGGCGAGAAGGCCTGGTGGGGGCCACGCCGGCTGCAGCGGACGCCCGCCGGCCCGGCGCCCGGCTGGGGGCCCTGA
- a CDS encoding cytosine permease, producing the protein MPATMDDHALEPVPAARRRPLLQLIVVQVGWNISVSSFLVGGVIGAGTTFGEGMLAIGLGNVVLAVVASLIGIIGFRTGLTSYLASRAVFGRAGSVLVSIVLGIVAMGFIGVLMDTWGGAVNKLIPAIPASVFVLVFAVAILTTAIFGFKGLHTFSMVAVPVQVAIGLFALFRIGTLDGGFAEVFDASPVAAIGFSAAVSSVIATWVTGAALVSDVQRYALKARDVVISCVLSFVVGVGIFEVIATVSAMKVGNSNFVVVMQGLGLLAPAAVLLFLALWNTADNNIYSASLAFTSASNLLKLKLKKPVWTVVAVVIAVAIAFLGVADQFGKFLTVIGVVVPPFAGLLIAHFWVVQRNAAEALRNLPAVRWESLICWIAAALLAYYGDFLLVNAIEGLVAGFVLYAAAGLGLRKAKAGA; encoded by the coding sequence TTGCCCGCGACGATGGACGACCACGCGCTGGAGCCGGTCCCGGCCGCCCGGCGCCGCCCGCTGCTGCAGCTGATCGTGGTGCAGGTCGGCTGGAACATCAGCGTCAGCAGCTTCCTGGTCGGCGGCGTCATCGGCGCCGGCACCACCTTCGGCGAGGGCATGCTGGCCATCGGGCTGGGCAACGTCGTGCTGGCCGTGGTCGCGTCGCTGATCGGCATCATCGGCTTCCGCACCGGCCTGACCAGCTATCTCGCGTCGCGGGCGGTGTTCGGCCGGGCCGGCTCGGTGCTCGTCTCGATCGTGCTCGGCATCGTGGCCATGGGCTTCATCGGCGTCCTGATGGACACCTGGGGCGGCGCGGTCAACAAGCTGATCCCGGCGATCCCGGCGTCGGTGTTCGTGCTGGTCTTCGCCGTCGCCATCCTGACCACCGCGATCTTCGGCTTCAAGGGCCTGCACACGTTCTCGATGGTCGCGGTGCCGGTGCAGGTGGCGATCGGCCTGTTCGCGCTGTTCCGGATCGGCACGCTGGACGGCGGTTTCGCGGAGGTGTTCGACGCGAGCCCGGTCGCCGCGATCGGCTTCTCGGCCGCGGTCAGCTCGGTCATCGCCACCTGGGTCACCGGCGCGGCGCTGGTCTCCGACGTCCAGCGGTACGCGCTCAAGGCCCGCGACGTGGTCATCTCGTGCGTGCTGAGCTTCGTCGTCGGCGTCGGCATCTTCGAGGTCATCGCCACCGTGTCGGCCATGAAGGTCGGCAACAGCAACTTCGTGGTCGTCATGCAGGGCCTGGGCCTGCTCGCCCCGGCCGCGGTCCTGCTGTTCCTGGCGCTGTGGAACACGGCCGACAACAACATCTACTCGGCCTCGCTGGCCTTCACGTCGGCCTCCAACCTGCTCAAGCTCAAGCTGAAGAAGCCGGTCTGGACGGTCGTGGCAGTGGTGATCGCGGTGGCCATCGCGTTCCTGGGCGTGGCCGACCAGTTCGGCAAGTTCCTCACCGTCATCGGCGTGGTCGTGCCGCCGTTCGCGGGCCTGCTGATCGCCCACTTCTGGGTCGTGCAGCGCAACGCGGCCGAGGCGTTGCGCAACCTGCCCGCCGTACGGTGGGAGTCCCTGATCTGCTGGATCGCGGCCGCGCTGCTCGCCTACTACGGCGACTTCCTGCTGGTCAACGCGATCGAGGGCCTGGTCGCCGGGTTCGTGCTCTACGCCGCGGCCGGGCTCGGGCTCAGGAAGGCAAAGGCCGGCGCATGA
- a CDS encoding LLM class flavin-dependent oxidoreductase — protein MRYGLGVPTGTEGLMYAVPYAGIDQAVALAVKAEEFGFESVWGNDHVTTQRYVRDSFDTPPRYYDPFAYFSYVAAVTERVRLATAIMVLPFRNPVVAAKQVATLDHLSHGRAVLGVGIGAYREEFQAMSPGVPLHRGEHAEEAIAGLRALFTERRATYEGKWVRFDDVESYPKPVQDRLPILSGGNSPGSRSRAARLGDGWLPACLSPAEAADGLRKIKAEAEQHGRTLDDRFEVALQVCVSVAPTREQAWRRFESSQLFHHLVSLSKTTLKDQGVDDLLTRNLIGTPQDIAEQISRYEAAGVNTMAALLFAADSVDETIDMMAQFGQEVIAR, from the coding sequence ATGAGATACGGACTCGGAGTGCCCACCGGAACCGAGGGGCTGATGTACGCCGTCCCGTACGCGGGCATCGACCAGGCCGTCGCGCTCGCGGTGAAGGCCGAGGAGTTCGGGTTCGAGTCGGTGTGGGGCAACGACCACGTCACCACCCAGCGGTACGTGCGGGACAGCTTCGACACGCCGCCCCGCTACTACGACCCGTTCGCGTACTTCAGCTACGTGGCCGCGGTGACCGAGCGGGTCCGGCTGGCCACCGCGATCATGGTGCTGCCGTTCCGCAATCCCGTGGTGGCGGCCAAGCAGGTGGCGACGCTCGACCACTTGTCGCACGGCCGGGCGGTGCTGGGGGTCGGTATCGGGGCCTACCGGGAGGAGTTCCAGGCGATGTCGCCGGGCGTGCCGCTGCACCGCGGCGAGCACGCCGAGGAGGCGATCGCCGGTCTGCGGGCGCTGTTCACCGAGCGGCGGGCCACGTACGAGGGGAAGTGGGTGAGGTTCGACGACGTGGAGAGCTACCCGAAACCCGTACAGGATCGACTGCCGATCCTGTCGGGCGGCAATTCCCCCGGCAGCCGGTCCCGGGCGGCGCGCCTGGGCGACGGGTGGCTGCCCGCGTGCCTCTCCCCCGCCGAGGCGGCCGACGGCCTGCGCAAGATCAAGGCAGAGGCGGAACAGCACGGCCGTACGCTCGACGACCGCTTCGAGGTGGCGTTGCAGGTGTGCGTCAGCGTGGCGCCGACCCGCGAGCAGGCGTGGCGGCGGTTCGAGTCGTCGCAGCTCTTCCACCACCTGGTGTCGCTCTCCAAGACGACGCTGAAGGACCAGGGCGTCGACGACCTCCTCACCCGCAACCTGATCGGCACCCCGCAGGACATCGCCGAGCAGATCTCCCGGTACGAGGCGGCCGGGGTCAACACGATGGCCGCGTTGCTGTTCGCGGCGGACTCGGTGGACGAGACGATCGACATGATGGCCCAGTTCGGGCAGGAGGTGATCGCGCGATGA
- a CDS encoding threonine synthase produces the protein MSAYTGNLVCVRCGAVHPEPALELIGAGCPACVGANVLPQYDINVLPGVRPGWSRGRATLPLVDGQPGLFRYRALLPISDDVTPVSLGEGGTPVVELPRLADSIGLRGVWVKDESRNPTWSYKDRLAAVATTKAVELGAETVVVASTGNHGAAVAAYAARAGLRCVVLTLASVPATMKTLMQAYGAEVVALPTPADRWHLMGELVRARGWMAMSGYADPPAGSHPYGVDGYKTIAYELVEQLPAPPDAVVVPVAYGDGLAGIARGFADLAALGIIARVPRLIAAEPFGPLARALATGADTAGPVPVGPSVAFSTASPFGTQQSLAALRGSNGAAVATPDNDEIMDAQLALAGGSGLYLEASSVTAVVALRRAGLGPGETAVVIGTSTGLKDVGATAARLGEVPVIEPTIVALDKVLR, from the coding sequence GTGAGCGCGTACACGGGGAATCTGGTCTGTGTCCGCTGCGGCGCGGTCCATCCCGAACCGGCGCTGGAGTTGATCGGGGCGGGGTGCCCGGCCTGCGTCGGCGCGAACGTCTTGCCGCAATACGACATCAACGTCCTGCCGGGTGTGCGGCCGGGTTGGTCTCGCGGGCGGGCGACGCTGCCGCTGGTGGACGGGCAGCCGGGCCTGTTCCGCTACCGGGCGCTGCTGCCGATCTCGGACGACGTCACGCCGGTCAGCCTCGGTGAGGGCGGCACGCCGGTGGTCGAGCTCCCCCGGCTGGCCGACAGCATCGGGCTACGGGGTGTCTGGGTCAAGGACGAGAGCCGCAACCCGACCTGGTCCTACAAGGACAGGCTGGCCGCGGTGGCGACGACCAAGGCGGTCGAGCTGGGCGCGGAAACGGTCGTGGTGGCGAGCACGGGCAACCACGGGGCGGCCGTGGCCGCGTACGCCGCGCGGGCCGGGTTGCGCTGCGTCGTGCTGACGCTGGCGTCGGTGCCGGCCACGATGAAGACCCTCATGCAGGCGTACGGGGCCGAGGTTGTTGCTCTGCCCACGCCGGCCGATCGCTGGCACCTGATGGGTGAGCTGGTGCGGGCCCGCGGCTGGATGGCGATGTCGGGCTACGCGGACCCGCCCGCCGGCTCCCACCCGTACGGGGTCGACGGGTACAAGACCATCGCGTACGAGCTGGTCGAGCAGCTGCCGGCGCCGCCCGACGCCGTGGTGGTGCCGGTCGCGTACGGCGACGGGCTGGCCGGCATCGCGCGTGGGTTCGCCGACCTGGCCGCCCTCGGGATCATCGCGCGGGTGCCCCGGTTGATCGCGGCCGAGCCGTTCGGGCCTCTCGCGCGGGCCCTGGCCACCGGCGCCGACACCGCGGGTCCTGTGCCGGTCGGCCCGTCGGTGGCGTTCTCGACCGCGTCGCCGTTCGGCACGCAGCAGAGCCTGGCCGCCCTGCGCGGCAGCAACGGCGCGGCCGTCGCGACCCCGGACAACGACGAGATCATGGACGCGCAGCTGGCCCTGGCCGGCGGGTCCGGGCTGTACCTGGAGGCGTCGAGCGTGACCGCGGTGGTCGCGCTGCGCAGGGCGGGGCTCGGGCCCGGCGAGACCGCGGTGGTCATCGGCACCTCGACCGGCCTCAAGGACGTCGGGGCGACAGCGGCCCGGCTCGGCGAGGTCCCGGTGATCGAACCGACGATCGTGGCGCTGGACAAGGTGCTGCGATGA